Proteins found in one Arachis stenosperma cultivar V10309 chromosome 8, arast.V10309.gnm1.PFL2, whole genome shotgun sequence genomic segment:
- the LOC130946423 gene encoding uncharacterized protein LOC130946423, translating to MAYPHYRPHQFGDTTFTKLFVGGLAWETPTEELRKYFDQFGEILEAVIITDKNTGKSKGYGFVTFRDQESARRACSDPNPVIDGRRANCNIASLGRTRPSPPRGRNYMVQGGGAAQQGASYGGVPAGAGPSSLAAAPPLMYPPPYGYPTYTPEYGYHHQATLYTPQMQQAQYYHHQQQQIYGSPSSTMGSPYYYGGYSMQAPRSTLLSSPQHANRLPPPAAAAGPSYVYYPTTPMEPSSFTPYHHHPLQQPTIRHPFPSPTDLQTQQQQRTSSSSTETAAAGGVVITSSESSNTQQGKKNN from the exons ATGGCATATCCGCATTACCGGCCACATCAGTTCGGAGACACCACATTCACCAAACTCTTCGTTGGAGGCTTAGCTTGGGAGACTCCAACTGAAGAACTCAGAAAGTACTTTGACCAGTTCGGTGAAATCCTTGAAGCCGTTATCATCACTGATAAGAACACAGGAAAATCCAAAGGCTACGGTTTC GTAACGTTCCGCGATCAAGAATCAGCAAGGAGAGCATGTTCTGATCCAAACCCAGTGATTGATGGAAGAAGAGCGAATTGTAATATTGCTTCTCTTGGCAGGACTCGACCATCACCACCCCGAG GCAGGAACTATATGGTTCAAGGAGGAGGAGCAGCACAACAGGGGGCGTCGTACGGCGGTGTTCCGGCGGGAGCAGGACCGTCATCATTGGCAGCAGCACCACCACTAATGTACCCGCCACCGTATGG CTACCCAACCTACACTCCTGAATACGGGTACCACCACCAA GCGACATTGTACACCCCACAGATGCAGCAAGCACAAtattatcatcatcaacaacaacaaataTATGGATCACCATCATCCACTATGGGATCACCATATTACTATGGTGGTTACTCAATGCAAGCACCAAGAAGCACATTACTTTCTTCACCGCAGCATGCAAATCGCTTACCACCACCAGCTGCAGCTGCCGGACCCTCCTATGTATACTACCCTACCACACCAATGGAACCCTCCTCCTTCACTCCTTACCATCATCATCCTCTCCAACAACCAACAATAAGGCATCCCTTTCCATCTCCTACTG ATCTACAAACTCAGCAGCAGCAAcgaacatcatcatcatcaactgAAACAGCAGCAGCTGGAGGAGTAGTTATAACTTCATCAGAAAGTTCGAATACCCAGCAAGGGAAGAAGAATAACTAA